From one Desulfuribacillus stibiiarsenatis genomic stretch:
- a CDS encoding cyanophycinase — protein MESDRKGTLMIIGGAEDKTDEMRILKKFVRLLPSDDSKLLVLTTATKLPDSVGEEYRKVFDGLHMTNIDILNIDSRDDANDDEIVEKIRGAEGIFFTGGDQLRITSIIGGSKAYEAMVECYLNGGVIAGTSAGASVMSNIMIVEGESNEPARKCTLKVAPGFNLLKNSIIDQHFAQRGRIGRLFCGVAANPDILGIGIDEDTSIIVYPDDTFEVYGTNSITIADGKSIQDSNVSELEPDEILAITNITVHVLPDGYCFDLKNREVFKH, from the coding sequence ATGGAATCAGACAGAAAAGGTACCCTTATGATCATAGGCGGGGCGGAAGATAAAACAGATGAAATGAGAATTCTGAAAAAGTTTGTTAGGCTTTTACCAAGTGATGACTCAAAGCTTTTGGTACTAACAACAGCTACGAAATTGCCTGATTCTGTGGGAGAAGAGTATCGTAAGGTATTTGATGGTCTGCATATGACCAACATAGATATCCTTAATATAGACAGTCGTGATGATGCTAACGATGATGAAATTGTAGAAAAAATCAGAGGGGCTGAAGGAATCTTTTTTACTGGGGGAGACCAGTTGCGGATTACTAGTATCATTGGTGGGTCTAAAGCATATGAGGCGATGGTTGAATGCTATCTCAACGGTGGGGTGATTGCAGGAACTAGTGCGGGTGCTTCCGTCATGAGTAATATTATGATTGTCGAGGGAGAGAGTAACGAACCTGCGCGAAAATGTACTCTGAAGGTTGCTCCTGGTTTTAATTTACTAAAAAACTCAATTATTGATCAGCACTTTGCCCAACGTGGTCGTATCGGAAGGTTGTTTTGTGGAGTTGCTGCAAATCCAGATATCTTAGGAATAGGTATCGATGAAGATACCTCAATTATCGTCTACCCAGATGACACCTTTGAAGTATACGGTACGAACTCCATTACCATAGCCGATGGGAAATCGATTCAGGATTCCAATGTGTCAGAGCTTGAACCAGATGAAATTCTGGCGATTACGAATATAACGGTACATGTATTACCAGATGGGTATTGTTTTGACTTGAAAAATAGAGAAGTTTTTAAGCATTAG
- a CDS encoding calcium/sodium antiporter has protein sequence MTYVLLLLGFVLLIKGADYFVEGSSNIAGLLKIPPLLIGLTIVAFGTSSPEAIVSILASINGSADLALGNIVGSNIFNITLVVGITAMLNPLKVESNTIKKEIPFTLLGSIALLILISDISLQSYSSNLVTRGDGLILLLIFTIFLYYIFETARNSREQALEDSVNDTYIQTGSKVWTKYILLTLGGLTGIILGGSLVVNSSTKIAYALGMSETLVGLTIVAVGTSLPELVTSVTAALKKQSQIALGNIVGSNIFNIFFILGASSVISPLPVDGKIFTDVLLMILLSVILFFFSRSASRVGKIEGGTLAVAYLGYLIYIIFRG, from the coding sequence ATGACGTATGTACTGTTGTTACTAGGTTTTGTCCTACTAATTAAAGGGGCTGATTATTTTGTGGAGGGGTCATCAAATATTGCGGGCCTATTGAAAATCCCCCCTCTCTTAATTGGTTTAACGATTGTCGCTTTTGGCACCAGTTCCCCAGAAGCGATTGTAAGTATTTTGGCCTCCATCAATGGAAGCGCCGATTTAGCTTTAGGGAACATTGTTGGGAGTAATATATTTAACATCACGCTGGTTGTCGGTATCACGGCTATGCTAAACCCATTGAAAGTGGAAAGCAACACAATAAAAAAAGAAATACCGTTTACTTTATTGGGTAGTATCGCATTACTGATCTTAATCAGTGATATCTCGCTACAGTCTTATAGCTCAAACCTTGTGACTCGCGGCGACGGCCTAATTCTTCTGTTGATATTTACAATCTTCTTGTACTATATCTTTGAAACTGCAAGAAACAGTCGCGAACAAGCACTTGAAGATAGCGTCAATGACACGTATATACAGACAGGCAGTAAAGTCTGGACGAAGTATATTTTGTTAACTCTTGGCGGTCTTACAGGTATTATCCTCGGTGGTAGCTTGGTCGTAAATAGCAGTACAAAGATTGCTTATGCGCTAGGAATGAGTGAAACTTTAGTGGGCCTGACAATCGTGGCAGTTGGAACATCACTGCCGGAATTAGTCACTTCCGTTACAGCAGCACTTAAGAAGCAAAGTCAAATTGCACTCGGTAATATCGTCGGAAGCAACATCTTCAATATTTTCTTTATATTAGGTGCTTCTTCTGTCATATCACCATTGCCAGTAGACGGCAAAATCTTCACAGATGTGCTACTCATGATTCTTCTGAGTGTTATATTGTTCTTCTTCTCTCGTTCAGCCTCTCGTGTCGGTAAAATCGAAGGAGGAACCCTTGCAGTTGCTTACCTTGGATACCTTATCTATATTATTTTCCGCGGGTAA
- a CDS encoding tyrosine-type recombinase/integrase produces MSIYQHFQDSQIKVIMNSDSFSDEQIINIFLLSRPWSQNTLRNYKRSIDEFRFFIGFKALHLITWKELELYKLSLMNGIHTKSKKPLSPATVANRIAPIRSLYKWGSDLNIGFFQKNPTTCLQIPKVPINSKHHYLTIRETKMLLLELKKQSNRDYLIGLILILLGLRVSELLSICWDHFYFDASDTLIWLRIVNGKGGKQREVKVPRKLWDLLNEHLVSLSKYSGQTKATLFSLSVRQVERIIQNARDKCTFDKKVTPHWLRHTHATLALAQGANLKHVQENLGHEQINTTQRYLHNIDPLKKESPDYVNDCLKEFLNS; encoded by the coding sequence ATGAGTATTTATCAACATTTTCAAGATTCTCAAATAAAGGTCATTATGAATTCTGACAGTTTTTCAGATGAACAAATCATTAATATTTTTTTATTATCCCGTCCTTGGTCTCAAAATACATTGAGGAATTATAAGAGATCCATCGACGAATTTCGTTTTTTTATTGGATTTAAAGCACTTCATTTAATAACATGGAAAGAATTAGAGCTTTATAAATTGAGTTTAATGAATGGAATACATACTAAAAGCAAAAAACCATTATCACCAGCTACTGTCGCTAACCGAATAGCACCAATTCGTTCCCTATATAAATGGGGTAGTGACCTTAACATAGGTTTTTTTCAAAAGAATCCTACAACCTGTCTCCAAATACCCAAAGTGCCGATTAATAGCAAACATCACTATCTTACAATACGTGAAACAAAGATGCTGCTTCTAGAATTAAAAAAACAAAGTAATCGTGATTATCTGATTGGCTTAATTTTAATATTATTAGGACTTCGAGTTTCTGAATTGCTTTCTATATGTTGGGACCACTTTTATTTTGACGCCTCTGATACATTAATCTGGTTGCGTATAGTAAACGGTAAAGGAGGGAAGCAACGAGAGGTTAAAGTACCTAGAAAATTATGGGATTTGCTAAATGAACATTTAGTATCCCTATCAAAATATTCGGGGCAAACTAAAGCGACCTTGTTTTCCTTATCTGTTCGTCAAGTTGAGCGAATTATACAAAATGCTCGGGATAAGTGCACTTTTGATAAAAAAGTTACTCCTCATTGGTTGCGCCATACTCATGCTACTCTAGCATTAGCTCAGGGAGCTAACTTAAAGCATGTTCAAGAAAACCTTGGACATGAGCAGATTAATACTACTCAACGATATTTACATAATATTGATCCTCTAAAAAAAGAATCGCCTGATTACGTTAACGATTGTTTAAAAGAATTTTTGAATTCGTGA
- a CDS encoding MBL fold metallo-hydrolase yields the protein MFQSIINGLSAITTTSEEVSSDILVLNFTIVTACMIGEPLNSTNQNHSKWVLVDTGLDSSYDYIINTAHERFGENNKPSCIILTHGHFDHVGSVIRLAELWDVPVYIHSKELPYITGKQDYPEADPTVDEGLVAKISPDFPHTSINLGHRALPLPEDGSVPGLPEWKWIATPGHTIGHVALYREKDRTLIAGDAFTTVEQESFLSVLTQEEEIHGPPKYFTENWSAAENSVRTLASLSPSLVIPSHGTVMQGEDLTNHLSLLVDTFQSIAVPKQGDEGRM from the coding sequence ATGTTTCAATCGATAATCAATGGCTTATCTGCCATAACAACAACTTCTGAAGAAGTTTCCTCTGATATTCTTGTATTAAACTTCACTATCGTTACTGCTTGTATGATTGGAGAACCACTAAATAGTACTAACCAAAATCATTCAAAATGGGTTCTTGTCGACACTGGCCTTGATAGTTCTTACGATTATATTATCAATACTGCCCACGAGCGTTTTGGTGAAAACAATAAGCCTTCGTGCATCATTCTTACCCACGGCCACTTCGACCATGTCGGCTCTGTAATCAGACTTGCTGAGCTTTGGGATGTTCCTGTCTACATTCATAGCAAAGAGCTGCCATACATTACTGGTAAGCAAGATTATCCAGAAGCGGACCCTACAGTGGATGAAGGTCTTGTAGCGAAGATATCACCTGATTTCCCCCATACCAGTATCAATTTGGGACATAGGGCTCTTCCCCTACCCGAGGATGGCTCAGTTCCAGGCTTGCCAGAGTGGAAATGGATTGCTACACCAGGGCATACCATAGGACATGTTGCGTTGTATCGAGAAAAGGACCGTACGTTAATTGCCGGAGATGCTTTTACTACTGTGGAGCAAGAATCATTTCTTTCCGTTCTTACTCAAGAAGAAGAGATACATGGACCACCGAAATACTTCACAGAGAATTGGAGTGCAGCAGAGAATTCCGTTAGAACTCTTGCATCCCTTTCCCCATCATTAGTCATTCCTAGCCATGGAACAGTGATGCAAGGCGAAGACCTTACGAATCACCTGAGTCTATTAGTAGACACCTTTCAATCGATTGCCGTCCCTAAACAAGGGGATGAGGGGCGTATGTAA
- the iadA gene encoding beta-aspartyl-peptidase, translated as MFLLLKGGECYIPESIGKKDILIAVGKVYRVEDEISKDKLWDVEIIDCSDKIIIPGLIDQHVHILGGGGEEGPVSRIPEIQLSEIICAGVTTVVGVLGFDSITRNIANLLAKANGLQAEGITSYIYTGSYSIPTSTLTGKSITDISLIDKVIGVGEVALADYRSSHPTLQMLKELSSEAKMGGMIGAKAGIVHMHIGDGKEGIKLLFELIHETDFPIEMFIPTHINRNKKLFEQGIQFLDMGGFIDMTAGESSEKGYSVPDALAKLVQENKNLDNVTVSSDGNGSNLGNGICKMTQLFNDLRDCIQYKNIDIETVIKTATINVAKFLKLYPQKGTIKPESDADILMLDKKTLAIDTVIAGGKVFMKDGQITKKGTFENN; from the coding sequence ATGTTCTTATTGCTAAAAGGTGGGGAATGCTACATTCCAGAGAGCATTGGGAAAAAAGACATCTTAATAGCCGTTGGTAAAGTATATAGGGTGGAAGATGAAATCTCTAAGGATAAGCTTTGGGATGTAGAAATTATCGATTGCTCTGACAAAATCATTATCCCAGGATTGATCGACCAACATGTTCATATCCTCGGTGGTGGTGGTGAAGAAGGGCCTGTCAGTAGAATCCCAGAAATTCAGTTAAGTGAAATAATCTGTGCTGGTGTGACAACAGTTGTAGGGGTTCTAGGCTTTGACAGTATCACCAGAAACATAGCAAACCTTTTAGCAAAAGCGAATGGACTACAGGCAGAAGGCATTACCTCATACATTTATACGGGAAGTTATTCAATTCCCACCTCGACTTTAACGGGGAAATCGATTACGGATATATCTCTTATTGATAAGGTGATTGGAGTAGGCGAAGTCGCTCTAGCGGACTATCGATCATCACACCCTACACTACAAATGTTGAAGGAGCTTTCCAGTGAAGCCAAAATGGGCGGGATGATCGGAGCTAAAGCAGGAATTGTCCATATGCATATTGGCGATGGTAAAGAAGGAATCAAGCTATTATTCGAATTAATTCATGAAACGGATTTTCCTATTGAAATGTTCATTCCGACGCATATCAATCGCAACAAAAAGCTATTTGAGCAAGGCATACAATTTCTTGATATGGGCGGATTTATCGATATGACTGCTGGAGAAAGCTCGGAAAAGGGCTATAGTGTACCGGATGCACTTGCAAAACTTGTCCAAGAGAATAAAAATTTGGACAACGTAACAGTTTCATCTGATGGCAACGGGAGTAATTTAGGGAATGGAATTTGTAAAATGACTCAACTGTTCAATGATCTACGTGATTGCATACAATATAAAAATATAGACATCGAAACTGTGATCAAGACTGCCACAATCAATGTAGCGAAATTTCTAAAGCTGTACCCGCAAAAAGGCACAATAAAGCCCGAAAGCGATGCAGATATACTTATGTTGGATAAGAAAACCCTTGCGATTGATACGGTGATTGCAGGTGGAAAGGTTTTCATGAAGGACGGTCAAATCACGAAAAAAGGTACGTTCGAAAACAATTAA
- a CDS encoding DNA alkylation repair protein, producing the protein MDLEIVMQELESLGKERTKDTYIRNGAREPLFGVATGAMKPLAKKIKKNQQLAEQLYATGNYDAMYFAGIIADPEAMTEADFNRWMDGAYFYMLSDSVVSVTLAETDIAQTVADQWIASGEELRMSAGWSCYCWLLGNRPDVEFSESKILSMLDQVKSTIYNSPDRTKSAMNNFIYTVAISYLPLHDKAVAIANAIGSVEVFFGKKKSSFLNASETIQKSIDRGMLGFKRKNVRC; encoded by the coding sequence ATGGATTTAGAAATAGTTATGCAAGAACTAGAATCACTTGGCAAGGAACGAACAAAAGATACTTACATAAGAAATGGCGCACGAGAACCGCTTTTTGGCGTAGCTACAGGAGCAATGAAACCACTAGCAAAGAAAATAAAGAAAAATCAGCAGCTGGCCGAGCAGCTTTACGCTACTGGGAACTATGATGCCATGTATTTTGCTGGTATTATTGCAGATCCTGAGGCTATGACTGAGGCGGACTTTAATCGATGGATGGACGGGGCATATTTTTATATGTTATCTGATTCTGTGGTATCAGTAACTTTAGCTGAAACCGACATTGCTCAAACAGTTGCTGATCAATGGATTGCAAGTGGCGAAGAGCTTCGAATGTCGGCTGGCTGGAGCTGTTATTGCTGGCTTTTAGGAAATCGCCCGGATGTAGAATTTAGTGAGAGTAAAATTCTCAGCATGCTTGATCAGGTGAAAAGTACCATTTATAATTCTCCTGATCGAACCAAATCCGCTATGAATAATTTTATCTACACAGTGGCGATTTCCTATTTGCCGCTCCATGATAAAGCCGTTGCAATAGCTAACGCAATTGGTTCAGTAGAAGTCTTTTTCGGTAAGAAAAAGAGTAGTTTCCTGAATGCATCCGAAACTATTCAAAAAAGTATCGATAGAGGGATGCTTGGTTTCAAGCGAAAAAATGTTAGGTGCTAG
- a CDS encoding pentapeptide repeat-containing protein: MKKKISIEQPKLNRELEERKFSDIYYEEDPQLLNCMVTGSNADNETLEKAVFSKVIFKNVTFIRADFRRIDMTDVIFENCNLSNAVLSEGIINRVQFKDCKLTGVDFSNASFGNVTFEDCHADLCNFTEARFKLLSFSRSSLKSANFFDCNLQKVVFSQCDLNEADFIETNLDGIDISTSTFENVNISMNSLSGCIVSTQQAIEFSRLLGLKIID, translated from the coding sequence ATGAAAAAGAAGATTAGCATTGAACAACCAAAATTGAATAGAGAATTAGAGGAGAGAAAATTTTCGGATATATACTATGAAGAAGATCCACAATTATTAAATTGTATGGTGACGGGATCTAATGCAGATAATGAAACATTGGAAAAAGCAGTATTCTCTAAGGTTATTTTTAAAAATGTTACTTTTATTCGTGCAGATTTTCGTAGAATTGACATGACGGATGTGATATTTGAGAATTGCAATCTTTCCAATGCGGTGTTAAGTGAAGGAATCATTAATCGAGTACAGTTTAAAGATTGTAAGCTAACGGGCGTGGATTTTTCTAACGCAAGCTTTGGAAATGTAACATTTGAAGATTGTCATGCTGATTTGTGTAACTTTACTGAAGCCAGATTCAAGTTACTGAGTTTTAGCAGATCTTCTCTAAAAAGCGCAAACTTTTTTGACTGTAATCTACAGAAAGTAGTGTTTTCACAATGTGATTTAAATGAAGCGGATTTCATCGAAACGAATTTAGATGGGATCGATATAAGTACATCTACATTTGAAAACGTCAATATATCTATGAACAGTTTAAGTGGTTGCATCGTATCTACCCAACAAGCCATAGAATTCTCAAGACTATTGGGATTAAAGATCATAGATTGA
- the cphA gene encoding cyanophycin synthetase, which produces MKIISMKTFTGRNIYSHKPVVKMLLDLEDIHDKTTVDFKMFNKRLLELFPNLVQHHCGLGKHGGFVERILEGTFFGHVIEHVILELQVILGYDVYFGKTRLHQEPSLYNVVFEYQNETVAVECAVQAIHIVEGIMKTQYVNTSNIIYDLRKIQEKSELGPSSKAIYEEAKRRGIPVRRLGEDSLLELGYGKYARFVQAALTDATSGIAIDLSCNKELTKQILMENNIPVPIGAIANSLDDAIVIADEIGYPVVLKPLNGNQGKGVVLNINTPEELEENYRIPTDYNNQVIVEKYVTGRDYRVLVINDKVCAVAERKVPEIVGNGIHTIRELVNIENNNELRGYGHEKPLTKIRLDRIALNYLERFGLHEHSVPALGQVIKLRENGNISTGGSARECTDEIHPDNIAIAINAARAIGLDIAGIDITSSDISQPMKDNGGAIIEVNAVPGLRMHLHPSEGNSINVAADILDYLYPDGTPYSVPILAITGTNGKTTTTRMVAHTLCVSGKKVGMASSSGIYIDKNCVLKGDNTGPKSARNILNSKDIDAAVLEVARGGIVKRGLGYDLADVGVILNIGDDHIGQDGIDTREDLAFVKSLVVEAVKPEGYSVLNADDPMVEYFMSRACGSIILFSRNPLNRVLIQHIEQGHTAMYTQDHHIFLCEKGEHTKLIDVSSIPITFDGNLECNIENVLAAASALYAMHTPVDMIKHGLRTFIPDIQMNPGRFNIFEIGNKKVMIDYGHNINGYKEVGKFISKLNVSRSIGVIGVPGDRSNEQIISIGAKCAELFEKVYIKEDKDLRERNPGEVAYLLHQGLLSADFNPDNIQVIPCEVEALRTAISESEDGDFITLLYEDLDPVVSLITELQNEELSKLELSLTS; this is translated from the coding sequence TTGAAGATTATCAGCATGAAGACTTTTACTGGAAGAAATATATATAGTCATAAACCAGTTGTGAAAATGTTACTGGATCTGGAAGACATACATGACAAAACTACTGTAGATTTCAAAATGTTTAATAAGAGGTTACTAGAGCTATTTCCGAATTTAGTACAACATCACTGTGGATTAGGAAAGCATGGTGGTTTTGTCGAAAGAATTTTAGAAGGCACATTTTTTGGGCATGTAATAGAGCATGTCATTTTAGAGCTTCAGGTCATTTTAGGCTATGATGTTTACTTTGGTAAGACACGATTACACCAAGAACCTTCTCTGTACAACGTAGTTTTTGAATATCAAAATGAGACTGTTGCTGTGGAATGTGCAGTCCAAGCAATTCACATTGTCGAAGGTATTATGAAAACCCAGTACGTTAATACCTCTAACATTATATATGACTTAAGAAAAATACAAGAAAAAAGCGAACTTGGACCTAGCTCTAAAGCTATTTATGAAGAAGCGAAAAGGCGTGGAATTCCAGTGAGAAGATTAGGGGAAGATAGCCTCCTAGAACTTGGTTATGGTAAGTACGCGAGATTCGTCCAAGCCGCCCTTACAGATGCGACCAGTGGCATTGCCATTGATTTATCCTGCAATAAAGAACTAACGAAGCAAATCCTGATGGAGAATAATATCCCTGTTCCAATCGGTGCCATTGCGAATTCACTGGACGATGCAATCGTGATAGCAGATGAGATTGGGTATCCTGTGGTATTAAAACCATTGAACGGAAATCAAGGCAAAGGTGTAGTGTTAAATATCAACACACCAGAAGAGCTTGAAGAGAATTATAGGATACCGACAGACTACAACAATCAAGTAATCGTTGAGAAATATGTTACTGGACGAGATTATAGAGTACTTGTTATCAATGATAAGGTATGTGCAGTGGCAGAGCGTAAAGTGCCTGAAATTGTAGGGAATGGCATACATACGATTAGAGAATTAGTCAATATAGAGAATAACAATGAGCTAAGAGGATATGGACATGAGAAGCCTTTGACGAAGATAAGACTCGATCGAATTGCGTTAAACTATCTCGAGAGATTTGGGCTGCACGAGCATTCAGTTCCGGCGTTGGGGCAAGTGATTAAGTTAAGGGAGAACGGCAACATTAGCACTGGCGGCAGTGCAAGGGAATGTACGGATGAGATACATCCAGACAATATTGCAATTGCGATAAACGCAGCAAGAGCAATTGGACTAGACATAGCAGGAATTGATATCACTTCGTCAGATATATCGCAGCCAATGAAGGACAACGGTGGCGCAATTATTGAAGTCAATGCAGTACCAGGGTTACGCATGCACCTACATCCATCGGAAGGAAATAGTATAAATGTTGCTGCCGATATTCTAGATTACCTGTATCCTGACGGGACTCCATACTCCGTTCCAATTCTAGCGATTACTGGAACCAATGGGAAAACAACGACCACGAGAATGGTAGCTCATACACTTTGTGTATCAGGAAAAAAGGTTGGAATGGCTTCGTCCAGTGGCATCTACATTGACAAGAACTGCGTATTAAAAGGCGACAATACAGGGCCGAAAAGCGCAAGGAATATACTTAACTCCAAAGATATAGATGCGGCAGTTTTGGAAGTGGCGAGAGGTGGCATTGTAAAAAGGGGATTAGGATATGATCTTGCGGATGTAGGGGTTATTCTTAACATTGGTGATGATCATATTGGCCAAGATGGTATTGATACTAGAGAAGATTTGGCTTTTGTCAAATCATTAGTCGTGGAAGCTGTGAAGCCTGAAGGCTACTCTGTCCTCAATGCAGATGATCCAATGGTGGAGTACTTTATGAGTCGCGCCTGTGGAAGTATCATTCTATTCTCAAGGAATCCACTCAATCGAGTACTTATACAACACATAGAACAGGGACATACAGCGATGTATACCCAGGATCATCATATATTCCTTTGTGAAAAAGGGGAACATACGAAGCTCATAGATGTGAGTAGTATCCCAATTACTTTTGACGGCAATTTAGAGTGTAATATAGAAAATGTATTGGCAGCAGCAAGTGCTCTTTATGCGATGCATACACCAGTCGATATGATTAAGCACGGGTTACGGACATTTATTCCAGATATCCAAATGAATCCAGGTCGATTTAATATTTTTGAAATAGGTAATAAAAAAGTCATGATTGACTATGGTCATAATATTAACGGATACAAAGAGGTCGGGAAATTTATAAGCAAGTTAAATGTTTCTCGATCGATTGGCGTGATTGGTGTACCTGGTGATCGATCGAACGAGCAAATTATCAGTATTGGTGCAAAATGTGCGGAGCTATTTGAAAAAGTGTATATAAAAGAAGATAAAGACTTAAGGGAGCGAAACCCAGGAGAGGTCGCATATCTTCTTCATCAGGGGTTATTGAGCGCGGACTTCAACCCAGATAATATTCAAGTGATACCTTGCGAGGTTGAGGCATTAAGAACTGCAATCTCAGAGTCAGAGGATGGGGACTTTATTACACTGCTCTATGAAGATTTGGACCCAGTGGTCTCACTGATAACAGAATTGCAAAACGAAGAGTTAAGCAAATTAGAACTTTCACTAACATCATAG
- a CDS encoding NAD(P)H-dependent oxidoreductase — MKTLIIYTHPNHESLSYAFLQEALKGCKENEAILDIQILDLYEEKFDPILIFNKEKRRRDMAKDPDLIKYREQLLWADKIVFIYPIWWGRPPAMLMGYIDKMFAAGFAYEDKGGLLPDGLLKGKSVVCISCMKGPTLYPLFWLNNAHKALMKKALLQYVGIKKVKFFEFGNMESPKGKQQIKLEKIYRYFKDLTQ, encoded by the coding sequence TTGAAAACGTTAATTATCTATACACATCCAAATCATGAAAGTTTAAGTTATGCATTTTTGCAGGAGGCCCTTAAGGGATGTAAGGAGAATGAAGCAATTTTGGACATTCAAATACTCGACTTATATGAAGAGAAATTCGATCCTATACTTATATTTAACAAAGAAAAACGCAGAAGGGATATGGCGAAGGATCCCGACCTTATAAAATACAGAGAACAGTTGCTGTGGGCAGATAAAATTGTATTTATATATCCAATATGGTGGGGACGGCCACCAGCGATGTTAATGGGATACATTGATAAAATGTTCGCGGCTGGATTCGCGTATGAAGATAAAGGAGGATTATTACCTGACGGATTATTAAAGGGTAAGTCTGTAGTCTGCATATCTTGCATGAAAGGACCTACCCTATATCCACTCTTTTGGTTGAATAACGCACATAAAGCACTTATGAAGAAAGCGCTATTACAATATGTAGGAATTAAAAAAGTTAAGTTTTTTGAGTTTGGAAATATGGAAAGTCCTAAGGGAAAGCAACAAATAAAGCTAGAAAAGATATATCGGTACTTTAAAGATTTGACACAATGA
- a CDS encoding SET domain-containing protein: MFATKLIPKETIIWIQDELDMVLDEDYIESLDEARQEYIYKCSYEDDDGYILCWDHARYMNHSFHYNCVDTAYGFELAELDEQLTCDYRAMGEDEEFECVPERGTSRTKLTANDYLTCYIEWDEKASKVFTYFNTVDQPLKHLIKAKFLNNVTAVANGTETARLHPSFVY, translated from the coding sequence GTGTTTGCTACAAAATTAATCCCTAAAGAAACCATTATCTGGATTCAAGATGAATTAGATATGGTTCTTGATGAGGATTACATTGAAAGTCTCGATGAAGCTAGACAAGAGTATATATATAAATGCTCCTATGAAGATGATGATGGGTATATTCTATGTTGGGACCATGCAAGGTATATGAATCATAGTTTTCATTATAATTGTGTAGATACCGCATATGGTTTTGAGTTAGCTGAACTAGATGAACAATTAACGTGTGATTACAGAGCAATGGGTGAAGATGAAGAGTTTGAATGTGTACCAGAAAGAGGCACATCTAGAACAAAATTGACAGCCAATGACTATTTAACTTGTTATATCGAGTGGGATGAGAAAGCAAGTAAAGTATTTACGTATTTCAATACGGTAGACCAACCTTTAAAACATTTAATAAAAGCGAAATTTTTAAATAACGTAACTGCCGTAGCAAATGGAACCGAAACCGCTAGACTCCATCCATCCTTTGTATATTGA
- a CDS encoding MarR family winged helix-turn-helix transcriptional regulator encodes MKKRKLFEQFVQFISSVHQVTNDMTKDVKFDEITPMQYKILEYIAVCQPVTLSKVSECLHISLPNASRELRKLMEKDLCQKHSDLDDKRKHSIRLTENGTKLVDAAFQNIELKFNRQIEALTEDELEEVRQALEVLQKKVFY; translated from the coding sequence ATGAAAAAACGTAAGCTTTTTGAACAATTTGTACAGTTTATTTCTTCAGTCCACCAAGTGACTAATGATATGACCAAGGATGTAAAGTTTGACGAAATCACACCTATGCAATATAAAATCCTCGAGTATATAGCCGTCTGCCAGCCCGTTACATTAAGTAAAGTTAGTGAATGTCTGCATATTTCATTACCAAATGCGAGTAGAGAGCTCCGCAAATTGATGGAAAAAGATTTATGCCAAAAGCATTCCGACTTAGACGATAAAAGAAAACATTCCATCCGCCTTACGGAAAATGGAACGAAACTGGTGGATGCTGCATTTCAAAATATTGAGTTGAAATTTAATAGGCAAATAGAGGCTTTAACAGAAGATGAATTAGAAGAGGTTAGACAAGCTCTTGAAGTTCTACAGAAGAAAGTGTTTTATTGA